From the Psilocybe cubensis strain MGC-MH-2018 chromosome 6, whole genome shotgun sequence genome, the window AGGTATTCAGATCTGTTCTTTCAAGGCATTCGGCTATGAGGATATATGTTTCTACTATCATATTCGCAAATTCAAACGCTTTAAAGTGGTATGTGTATGAATCTAACCCATTCATCTTCAAGCTGATATATTGATGTATGACTCGATGCTATGAATCATAACATCTGACTGAATTAAACTCGTTTGACCCAGGTATGTACTAACATGTTGACGAGTGAATATTTCTACCTTATTTCATCGTCACCAACGCCATCTGAGCTCAAATCAAACTTTTTTGGCTATGGGTGTGATTGCCTGTGGAAGGGGTTGCCTATCGAGGTGTCCGCTAACCTCCCATATAGACCTATAGAATGTCCCATCGCCCTTATAATAGACGATAGAATCTCAGCTAGATCCCATGCTATGATGCAGGTACGGGACTTACCACCATATTGTGCGGGAATCCTGCGTCGAAAGGCACAACGCTTTCGAGATATTTAATTTGTTCAGCAGTCAAGGAAATATCAAGGGCTTCCACGTTGGCAAGAAGGTGCTCCACTTTCCTTCCTCCAATAATCGGGAATACATATGATGTTTTATGCAAAACATATGCAATAGCGACTAAAAAGGGATTCAAGATACCCATCGCCGTCAAATAGGCGCCCGATCGCATATGAGCTGCCACACATACCGGATGTGATATGTTTTACCCCTAGTTCCTGGGCCACCTTTTCTAAGGCTGCACTAACTTTCTTTTCGTTATCATTTCGAAGCCATTCTGGGCTAAAGATGGTGCGCCCCTTTTCTCCAGTCTTTGCAcgttcttcctcttctgcatCGGTGCGGAACTTCCCAGAGGCGACAACGTTCCAGGGAGCCAATGCCATACCTTGATGACAACAATGAATATCCCATCatcttttcaaattcaattATCCTGTACTGACCTTCAGATCTGGCCATTGGGATGATCTCcctttcaaatgctctgtCAAGGACATTCCAGGCACCTTGGTATATCACAAAAGGTGTCAAGGAGTTGGCGCGAGCGAAGGCATTGGCCTTAACAACTACCCAAGCTGGAGTATCAGAAATCCCCTTTTGGTCAAATTACAACGCAGAATTGTTCAAAGATTTAATCTTGCATAGCGGCGAAGGGGAATGCTTACGAGGTAGAGTACCTGCCCGGATGCGACtagatgatgaagagctcgcataacctcttcaacacccGTATCCCAGTCCCACCAATGAACATACAGGAGGTCGACGTAGTCTGTTCTTAGTCTCTTCAGAGATTCTTTGAAGGATAGTTTCAAAGATTTGCTGTTGTTTCCTGCAAATAAAATCTTGTGATCGGTTGCATTTGGATCCCTTGCTCTGAAATTATTCGTGTACTGTGTGTTAAGGAAGCTAGATGCGTAAATTGGCGCAGATAAGGTGAAACATCAAATCATACCTTTGTGGCAATAAATAATCGATCACGGATTCCTCTCTTCTCTGCCCACTCTCCTATAAAAAGCTCTGAGGTACCATCCTGGCTGTTTCAAAGAATGGGCCCCAAGTGCTATAGTTAGTTACAAGAACCCTCCCATGGTCATATTTCAGGAATCCAGACGCACTAGTTGTTGGCTGTGTCGATAAAGTTCCCTCCGTTATCGTAGTACGCGTCCAAGAGCTTGAAACTCGACTCCTTATCCATGGATCCCATACCCAAGTTGGCCCATGCATCTCCGATACTCATCGCTCCGAGCTGAATCGGAGAAACATGTACTCCAGCTGTTGGAGACAAAAGGCGATATCGCGCAAGACCCgtgggtggaggagggggacgAGAGTAGAAAGCCATTGTTCAGGGAAGCTGAGCAGGGTGTCGTTCGCAGTTGTTCAACTGACCTATTTATCTTATCGCATGAATGAGTATAGAGTCCGATTTGCGAGGTCCAACGTTCAGTTTCGCCATGACAAACACTATGAGATGACAAATATTCTGGTCTAATTGCGCCACAGTGAGAAGATTTTTGTTCACCACAGGCAACGAAAACAGCGTATATGACTCGATGAATGACTTGTGGTCATGGGGTTGGAATGTCGAAGATTTTTTATCGGATGTGCAACCGAAGGGTATGCGAATATAACCAGTTTTCCGCACGGGCGTCCATAATTGTTGAAGGTTCGGAATTATCATTGCAAGAGAATATCCTGGACCATGATATATAATCCGCCTGTGTCACAGACTGGTTTAGAGTCGAAAAGGTCGGAAATTTGGACAGAGCCTTGAAGGTTGTGTACCATCCATGAAGCGACAATGATTTCTCACTGGCATTTCGGAGTTTGAAGGTTTAGTCGGAGCGTTTACCTATGTCTAGGTTAGCGTTTGGATTTGAATATCTGTATCCTCAAACACGCCTTGAAATGTATAGTCGTTTGCTTCCCTGTACAAAATCCTTACTTACTCTCAGCTTATCATGACTCATGGCCCATGATGTCTCTTACTGCCTGGGTGAATATATCTGTAGCCCAACTGTAGCCTACAATTACGTGGCTTCGCTTTCATAAGTGAAATCCATTCCTTCTGAGTCACTCTGAGGTAGTGATGTACTATCGCTTACTAGTAAAATTCTTAAAAATTAACGATTGAAGTCGAAGCAGTAAATCAGTCTTGAATTGGTTGATTTGTATGGGCTTAGCTTCAGGGAAGCCATATCCCAAAATGGATGTGTTACGTAACATTGCGTGACTGCGCGTTCGTTGTCCCGTTGACCTCATTCCCAACTCATTCCCACTTCTCCACCCCTCGCCAACGCTACGAACAGCCACGAAGCTCCCATTCGACCATGAGTTTTCAGGATATTGAAGCAGGTCAAGGACCGCAATCACGCTCGCCGACATCCTCCATGCCACAATCCCGCGAAGACAATGCGTTCCAGAATCTACAGTCGTCATTATCGCTCCAAGTCTTCAAGATGAATGCCAATGTACAGGGTATTTTGAAGTTGGTGGATCAGCTTGGAACAGGGAAAGATTCTGCGGTTTTGAGGAAGAGCTTGTACGCCATTGTTTATCTCTCAATTTTATGCGCAGCTATTAATCGATGCCCCATGGCTGCAAAGACACGATCTCACCGAAACAACCCGCGCCATGGCCAAACGAGGATCTGAAGACCTAAAAAAGCTGTCTGAACTGCAGTCTGCCCTGGTGGGTATCAGATACTAGATGCTCCATAACATATTCATATTCTGTCACCCAAATAGCCGCATCAAAAAACGGCCCTTCAGAAGACGTCGCACGATCTGCAAATGTCCCTAGTTGCATTCCAACGTGCGCAACAAGTTAGCGCGGAGCGTCAGCGAACTGTGGTACAAGGTGTAAAATTGGCTATTGATGATGAACAGCACCATCCACCGTAAATTCCATTTGGATGACGTTCAGAGCCCGACGTTAACTTTAGCATCCAGAAATCCCGATGAACCCGAACCCACCCCACAAGAACAGCGACAAGCGCAGATACTGCAGGCTCAGCTATCTCCACATGAATTGGCATATCAAGAATCCCTGATTCAAGAACGAGAGGCAGAAATTAGAGAAATCGAAACAGGCATTCACGAACTTGCAGAAATATTCCATGACCTAGGGACTTTGGTTAATCAACAGGGCAGTATGATTGGTATGTTATATGCGTCTTTCGTTCCTTTCTGACTGCTCTTTGTATGCAACTCTAATGCATCGTACTTATAGATAACATCGAATTAAATATCTCCTCCGTTGCTGTGGATACAGGGTCTGCCGCCCAAGAACTTACGACTGCAGCGGAGTACCAGCGCAGGGCAGGAAGACGTGCTGCCTGTTTAGCATTGATCCTTGCAATTGTTGCAGCGATTGTATTGTTGGCTGTAAGTGCCCATCAATTCGTTGTTTCAGTATTCGCTTCTAAATGGTTGAATATTCTTTAGATACTCTCTTGATTCTAGCCAAACGAAACTATTAGGCTTCCTTTTTCTAGACCGGATTCTTTTTTCAGGTTATCATCCATCGACAGGACTGGACGTTTCTCTTCCATTTGCCCCCCATTCACGCCCTTTTGACTTGTacttttcatttcatctatCTACGATATCTAGTTCTTCTATGCGGAAGATTAATCCATGGTTACCAAGTTTTGGCATAAGCCGGGGTAAGTTGATTTCCATTACTGCAGTTGTAATCTCCGACCTGACAAAATTTCATGATCAGTATTCCATattttcatcatctttgtAGACAACGCAGACACTTGGAACACGCTATTCTTTATGCCTATTCAATTTATGTATTACTTATCTTATGATGCTTTATGCCCGTTGATCTGTTTTCACGAAAACATTACACTCAGAACCCACCCCTTGCGGCGCAGCATAACTACCGTTCTGTATCCCTGGTTGTCAGTAACATTGGCATATGACACAGTACTGCGGGGATTGATACGTGACATTTCTAGGTCGCCTTTGCAACAATTCTATTCAGTGAGCTCAAGGGCGTTCTTACCCGTCAAGATGGCAGATAACGCCACCCTTCGCCCAAGGTTCTGCTACATGCCATGTTACGGCGCGACTTTCCGAGATATTTATCGCTCATGTTGAGTCTTGGCAGATATGATGGGTTTTACAAAGATGTAGATGTTATGCCATCACGGCGCTTGTTACTTATGATGAACATTCAAACCTTCAGTACTCAGTGACGATCCTTTAACTCCCTTTAAAAGTACTCCGAGTTCCCCACCCACGTTCATTATTCCCTCTTTGACAGCTCGGTAGGCATGAAGTTTTGAAGTCTCAAACCCTAGCGCCCATCGGGAGTTGCCTGGGAAGATTCTTGTCTCGAAATGAGTGCCTGCGGTTATGGCAAGTTAGGCTGTGTGAATACAATGTGTAGATACATGAGTCGAGGGGCTGAGCCATTACATATTTTGTCCACAGCCTTTTTGTAAGTTGTATACCTGATAGCGCATGATCTGGAATGTAACTACATACTTTGTCAAGTTCCAAGTGGAACTTACTGTTCTACTGGTAGCAAGTATACAGAGTCTACTCTACAAACTTACTTGTTCTATTTATAGAATCATAGGTAGATCCCTGAAATAACCGTTGGAGAGATTAAAACGAATGGAGAGCTGTAGAAATAGTGAATGGATCATCAGAAATAGATGTTGGGGTGCTGCAATGGCGGTGGATCGAACTCCCAAGACATGATTGATGCTCCTCTTTTTCACTGAATTTTTCCCTATGATGTATAACCTTAACGTTAGGCACGGGTGGCTGCGCCAGCTATAAAGGGCCCCAATTTCAACCGCTGGAGAAACACCGCCCACGaactctttttctctccccGCCACAGCAGAAGCGTGCTTTCGGCTCACCCGCCTGCTCATCCCAGTAAATCTATACATCGTAAGTACCAGTATTGTGTACTAGCTATTGGCGTCAACGTCTAGGCCAGCTTAAATATTTGTTCAACACTAGGTCATTCAAAATGTTGATTGTAAATTACCAAAAAGTACCTAGCATAGTGGATGATATATCGGCAATGTGAGTGGTAACCATCAAGTGCGATGCATTAATTCAAACATATCATGCCTGCGGATGTCCCCTTCTCAGGTATCGAACAAACGTGAGCGAAAATCAGTGGGCTACATTCGTACCAAGGTTGACCCTGAATTTTCAAGTACATGGGTTTTGCAAGTTTTACGATGCTTGTCTGGGATCATATTGACACTTTCGAGGCTGAGGTGCGTTCAAAAGGCTGAGGTGCGTTCAAATTATCTGAATGATTGATACTCTGGTGTTAATTATCCCAGGTGGAGTACATCTGGAAAGGACAAAAAGGACTTCGTAAGTAACCTTCAATCGTCTGAAAAGTTCATTAATATGAAGTAACCACTACATAGTTGTGTATCTTTTCTTGATCGTAAGCCATTCAATACAACGATATCGAGCTTCTTGTCATCCCAGTGCAATTTCTACCAGAATCGTTATTTGACTCCTTTGGGGTTTATTGTGAACTTGTTTGGTATGTGTTCTTCGGATTTCTGTTCCTTCAGTGATCAACTGCTGACATCTGCACAAGCATATCTATCTCCTGTGTGGACACCTGAGGTGAGTTCTTAAACGTACCAATCTCATCAACTTTCAAAACCTTCCCATATCTTTTACAGAGGTAATTATTTTCAATATTTGAGTCTGCTTAGTTTAACAGGACCGGCCACCTGTTGTCATCATTCTGCAGATGTAGTCATTTTATTCGTTTTGAGGGGTCCATGACACTGATAGGCATCAATATTGTCGGTAGGTTGTTCTATCCCCTTTACAGTAGACATCCAATTAACCATCAGGTTTTCATCAGCTTTGATGATGTTCTTGAGAATTAGGGCGTTATACAGCAGACACTATAAAGTCCTGGGATGTGTAATTCTGCTTTATCTTTGCCAATTAACCATGAATGCGTGGCTTCTAACCAGGGGAGTTGGTAAGTCGACTTTCTCGTCATCTTCCATTCTCTTCTGAGGCGTTGGTACCATTTAGCTGTGGTACATAATGAGCATTCCCGAGTTCTAGGTACGCCTCTCCGTTCTATTAATCTTGTCATCCTTGAATTTGATGGTAATATTTCAGCATGCACAATGATATTTGACCCATCAATGTACGTTCGCCGTCATCTTTTAGATGACCTGACTTAAGAATGGACATCATTTGACGACTGGATTGGCTTAGAAGCGTGATTGCGTCGGCTTCTGCATGGCTTCCGCTGCTGTACGACACAGTGGCGCTGGGTCTTGTTCTCTATCGCACGTTTCCATCATTCAAAGACTGGAAAACTTCTGTTGTTATGAGACGGTTGGTGGAGGATGGATTGATTTATTACTCGTGCGCCTTCTCTATAATTCAACGCATCATCCGCGCTAAACAACAATCTGCAGTGCTACATTCGCCGTTACAGCTGTGCTAACCATCATGATTATCGCCGCACCTCCCGGTCTTAAAAATATCACTGCCCAGTaagtcttcctcttcctcaactAGTAAAAGCTGTTAATCATCAATTACAATTTTATTCTTCCAGACTAGAGCTTCTGTGAGTTGTGTGTCAATGAAATGGCTAATAAAGAATCAAGAAGCTAATTGCCATCCAACTGGATTCTCGATATAGCTTAACGGTGAGCGCGTAAGGCGCTATTAAACATAATCATGGCTGTCTGaacttttctttcatttagGTCGCCATGATGTCCCGCATCACCCTCAACCTCAAAAAGTCGGTAGGCAAGATGAATCAACGCGCCCTTCGAGCGGAACTACCTACCTACTTTGGAAGACGTACCCTGGATCAAGTTAACACCGCCAACACAACTGTCAGAATACTCGGTCCTGGAGAAGAGGATCCTGAGATGGCTACCCAGGAGAACTTCCATTTGCCGATGATTACAATTGCCCCTGCGAACAACACGAAGACAGCTATCGATTTGCCGGAAATACCGACGTCATCGTGGACCATAGACGCAAAGGCTATTCCGTCAACAGCCACGTTGGGGGTGCATTCTCCGACAGCAATTCGATTTTGTGACAATGGGAAAAAATAATTTGCTCAGAAAGAAGTATAATGCACCGTGGCAAGGCACAGTCACTATCGTATGTTTTTACTATTGATAAAGCTTCAAGGTAGCTAGCTGTATATGTGAATATTAAATAGCAGTATGTGTATTACTAGTCTTGTTCATCGTGTATATTTAACTTGTATTTTTCGTGCTACAATCTGGCGCGAATCGGCGAAGGCCTTATTGTAGCCTTGGTATAACAAAATAGGCGCTCAAACCAAACCTGGGACCATCGGGGTTAGGGTTGATGAAAATGTCACTGATCATTGAAGTAGTTTCTTTGTGTATAAGTTTTCTGTGTAATAGCCCTCTCTCCGCAAAAACGGAGTGGAAGAATTGGGTTCAGTGACATCCCAACAAACCCCTCCTGAGCTCATAACACCGATATACAGCGCTAATATATAGGATCGACGAACCGCATGTCGTTAAATCCATGAGTCAGGGCCGGGTATGCGAGATCGCCCAACGGGCGCTGAGTTTCATTACCGCATTCGGAGGAATCGGAGCGGAAGTTAATCGACGGAGGGGAGCGCCCGCCGCAGAGTAGAATTCATGTGGCGACGGCGGCCGAACGTGGTATCACAGgtcttgaagcttgaacgtTGAGCGCTGTGCATGAACGTCTACGCACCTAGGAATTCGAGAATCAACGGCTATCCCTGACCTTGTTTCATTATGTGTTATAGCCCGAGGGAACAGCTTAAGCATTGGCCCCATTCTTCGAATCTCAGTTCATTCAAGTTTGCAATTTTAAGTTTTATTATCTACGAATACACAATAAAATCAAGTAAATAACAACAGcggaaaaaagaaagcactCATCCTAAAATAAGCAAGAAACCTCCAAAAGATATGTCCCCGTAGACACTTTAAAATTACAGCCCCTCATCGTACATCTTCCTCGCCAATGCAACGTAAAATCTCTCCAGATCCTGTTTACTCGATAgctctctcttcctcctaCCCTTATCCTCCTCTgacatcctcttcttcatctccgAAGAGGGGGATGTTTGTTCCTGCGTCCGTGTGCCCGACGAGGCACCAGACATCGCACTGGACGAGGTGGGACTGGAAGACATCCCAACCGTATGCTTCACAGCACTGTCACTGAGCTCCTTGTCACTGGCCATGCGCACCGCAATTTCtgcctccttttccttccgAGCAGCAATATTCTCCTCCTGCTTCATATTTGACCCGGCATCAGAAACTTTCGTAGTATCACCAACAGTAGCCGAAGACGCTGAAGACCCAGATCCTCCGCCGAGTATCTGCGTGGATGCAGGGACTTTATCGATCAGCCAGTCAAACACAGCGGAGAGCGTGTCCGTAGAAGACTTTACGACGTGGTCGTCGGCCAAACGCTCACGAGTACGTTTCTCCGCATTCGTCTCCCCTTTAGGTTTAGATGCTGAGGGACCCGTTGATTTATCCGACGTTGAACTCCTGTCACCATTCTCGTTGCTGCTACTCTTTTTCCACGCGCCCACAAATCGTGTCCAGTCACCGAAGCCCCAACCATCGCCTTGGGCAGTTGGATTGGTATATGGACTGCGGTTCCCGAAACTCGATGGCAGAGGAAAAGAACCCAATCCAATTGCGGGAATAGCTGGTAGATCAACTCCCAGCTCAATTCCTCGTGCTCCTCTCATCTCCCAATCTATAGATATAATTTCAGAAATCCAACGCCATCAGCGGCCACTCCATCAAACGATGACGAAAgggaaaaacaaaaaactcACGATCGCAACCCTCCATGATACCTAGAAACTCTCCCCATTTCGCGCTTTGGACGGTTACGAGCCCGTCGTTACCCCACTCGCGTTCATTTGCCCACAATGGCGTCCCCTTCCCCTTTGTTTGGCCATGCGTATGCACTAAATCGTCCCACTCCCTTTTAAGTCTTTCCCGCTCCTTTTCCTCCACCCCGTCTAACACCATCTTGGGTAGCCAAAATGGGTGCCAGACGCTCACGCTATCCGCAGACATACGCCCAGCGACACTCCAATACTTGACTGATGGATCATCTGGGGTTCTTGGATTGAAGACGTCGTTTAGATAGTTCGACGTCAGGTTCGCATACGCAGGTGAATCAACAATAGAGAGAAGGAGTGTGGTAAATGACGACGGGAGAGAACTCAATGACAAAGTAAAAGCAGATTCAGACTTGGTTTTGGGACCAGCTTtggcctttgacgatgatTCGGTCTCCTCTGCGATTCCTGAGGAGAACTCCTCGATGTCGCGTCGTGTACTGTTCCGCAACGACTGCatcatttccttttcttgcTGTCTAAGTTTCCCGAGGCCGATATTATTCTGTGCAAGGCCAATTAATGACATGTCGCGATCAAGTTCCGTGAGTATGTACTTACGGCACACCAATCCATAAATGGACTTCCACGATGTGGGGTGCTGATAGTCGTTAAAGAAAGTGGAACATATTCCCGGGGCTGGATATGGGTAATCAAATGTCGACAGTCCAATCCTCCCATAGAATGAGCAAGAAAATTAATTCCCCGACCCCGAGCACGTAGCCGAAGTTGTTCGTCCAAAGCAGATGCCCTCGATGAAATGAATCCAGTTCTACAGAAGATCTGAGAAAAGGTAAACAACAGAGATCCGCAGACAAACTAACCCAGGAACCGAGGTGACGATCACCTCTGCACCAACTTTACCTCTGAGAATGTTGAGAACATTTGACCAATAGTGCATCCGCATACTTGGGAAAGACGATGGACCACGAGAATCGAATCCGTAGAGGCCTATGAATGATATGTTAAGgtaatattttttaaaaaactGAAAAGTTGGGACTCTTACCATGACATAATACAATAGGATAGCGCGGTGCACGGATGGGATCGAAGAGAGCTGGGTGGATTAGAAGGCGATGAATGGTATCCGGCGGGGAGGGTGGAATCTTAAATTCGGTAGACTCAGAATTATAGCTCGCAGGAGATTTTCGATGTGATTTCTTGTCACTGTTGTTCGAAGTATGCTTCCTGGAATTACTGGGAGGTGGTTCGTCATCGTGCTGTGGAGCGCTGGGCTCTTGTCGATGAAAGGAGAAAAGATTGGGCCAGGACAAAGAGCCCGGAATCCAAGAAGGCAATTCGATAGTTGCTTTAAGAAGTTGAACTTTCAAAAGCACTAAACCATTAAACTAAACTAAAACAGACCTTTCAGTAGCGTCTCTGTATTGACCTCATTTCGCGACTCGGAGACATCTGTATCTGCACCTCGACTCCAACCTGCTGCAAGAAGGCTCCTATTCCAAAGGCTCCGATGCATCCAGCGAGTCCATTCAACGTCTTTGAAATAGTTTAATGACCTTGAAGGATCGTTTCGGACTGCGTTTAATCCATCCCGGATAGTAGTGGTCGTCCTTGGCGTCTCGGATGAATCTGCCTTTGCCTTGGCTTGGGTATAGAGAACATATTGGTTGGAGATAGATAGGGTAGAGACGACATTGACTAGTCGCTTGAATAGGACGACGACATGAGCTGGAAAGTATACACTGCTCATGCTCGTGGAGACattagaagaaagaaagcagAACAAGTTCCGTCTTTCAATCCAGCCGAGCATCCCCAACAGAATACGATCACGTGTTATACTGGAATAACCCCGATCATTATGTACTCTTTCGCCCGATCACTCCGTCATAATCTTATCTCCCTTCGATCTTACGTGCCAGCAAGAGTGATTGTCCAATGTCTGCCCTTCAGAATCTACACGAAATGTAAGTGAATACTTGATTTAGTACCGTGAAATGCATCTTGTGAGATATAGTGGAGATATATTCAAAAGGCAACGGAATGGTTTAATATCATATCTACAAGAATACTACAGAAAAAAGAGGTCTCTTAAATTGCATCGGTGCTTCGTCACGTAGGACAATACAAGTCGAAAACTTAGAGACAGCCTTGTGTGGAACCTTCTGTTCTATCAAGATGTATAAAAAGCTAGAATCAATATAAAGCTCATGACCGGCTGAAATAGAGGCCTGAGATGTTACCGTGGTCGTTCGGTGGACAGAAATCGTGCTCAAATTCGGCCACGTCCCCTAGTGGCCGAAATAACCTCCTGCATAAGATCAAAGAGCCGTCCTAATTGGCTGTCAACTTTCTCCTCCAGCAATTCGAACCTTCGATTAACGTTCTCCTCAAGTGCCGCCAATTTTTCTTCCGCTGGCAAACGTGGATAAGTAGAAAGATCTCTAGCTCCACTGTCTCTATAGTGTTTGCTTGAAGAAGCACCCAAACTGGCCTCAAAGTCAAGTTGTTGGGGCGATTCCACGCTGTCTGGCCCTATCCGATCACCGAGTGCAGGTGTCCCTTCGGTGCCAGTGCTGCCAGCTGCCACATCGAGAAACTTCGCATGGATAGCGTCTAGCCTGTTGTTAACACTTTCCTCCAATGCTGCCATTCCGTTTTGAAGGCTTGCCATTCTGTCTCCCATGCTACTCAACTGCTTCTCCAAACGGATTTCGCGGGATTCTGTGGATATCTTGTTCTCAGAGGTGATCAGCAGCCGGGCATGCTTATACGAATGATTTTCAGAATTGTTGTACCGTGGCTGGAAATGTTGAATCAATGGCTCGCATTTAAGACAGAAAAGGGTGTCGAGTTCTGTTTTAATGATCAATCGAGTTAGACTGATGCAGATCTGCTGACCGAAAAGTGAAAATAACACTTACCACAGCTGACACACGCCCAGAACGGTAGAGTCAGGTCTGTACTGCAGCAGGCACACATCAATGATACCTCAGAAGTAGGCGCGACGCTATCTAAATCCAAATCTGGTCCTATCTGAAGCTGTCCAACTTTGCTACCATTTATCTCCTCATTGTTTTGTAACTCCAAACGTTTCGCCTTGGTTTCCAAATTCTTGAAGGCAGCTATGAGTCTCGTGGATCTGCGCcttgctttgaagatgaCATCCGAAAGCTCGTAACAATGAACCCGCACAGGCGAACATATAAGA encodes:
- a CDS encoding Triacylglycerol lipase 2, with the translated sequence MSSVYFPAHVVVLFKRLVNVVSTLSISNQYVLYTQAKAKADSSETPRTTTTIRDGLNAVRNDPSRSLNYFKDVEWTRWMHRSLWNRSLLAAGWSRGADTDVSESRNEVNTETLLKVLLKVQLLKATIELPSWIPGSLSWPNLFSFHRQEPSAPQHDDEPPPSNSRKHTSNNSDKKSHRKSPASYNSESTEFKIPPSPPDTIHRLLIHPALFDPIRAPRYPIVLCHGLYGFDSRGPSSFPSMRMHYWSNVLNILRGKVGAEVIVTSVPGTGFISSRASALDEQLRLRARGRGINFLAHSMGGLDCRHLITHIQPREYVPLSLTTISTPHRGSPFMDWCANNIGLGKLRQQEKEMMQSLRNSTRRDIEEFSSGIAEETESSSKAKAGPKTKSESAFTLSLSSLPSSFTTLLLSIVDSPAYANLTSNYLNDVFNPRTPDDPSVKYWSVAGRMSADSVSVWHPFWLPKMVLDGVEEKERERLKREWDDLVHTHGQTKGKGTPLWANEREWGNDGLVTVQSAKWGEFLGIMEGCDHWEMRGARGIELGVDLPAIPAIGLGSFPLPSSFGNRSPYTNPTAQGDGWGFGDWTRFVGAWKKSSSNENGDRSSTSDKSTGPSASKPKGETNAEKRTRERLADDHVVKSSTDTLSAVFDWLIDKVPASTQILGGGSGSSASSATVGDTTKVSDAGSNMKQEENIAARKEKEAEIAVRMASDKELSDSAVKHTVGMSSSPTSSSAMSGASSGTRTQEQTSPSSEMKKRMSEEDKGRRKRELSSKQDLERFYVALARKMYDEGL
- a CDS encoding Aryl-alcohol dehydrogenase [NADP(+)], whose product is MAFYSRPPPPPTGLARYRLLSPTAGVHVSPIQLGAMSIGDAWANLGMGSMDKESSFKLLDAYYDNGGNFIDTANNYQDGTSELFIGEWAEKRGIRDRLFIATKYTNNFRARDPNATDHKILFAGNNSKSLKLSFKESLKRLRTDYVDLLYVHWWDWDTGVEEVMRALHHLVASGQVLYLGISDTPAWVVVKANAFARANSLTPFVIYQGAWNVLDRAFEREIIPMARSEGMALAPWNVVASGKFRTDAEEEERAKTGEKGRTIFSPEWLRNDNEKKVSAALEKVAQELGVKHITSVAIAYVLHKTSYVFPIIGGRKVEHLLANVEALDISLTAEQIKYLESVVPFDAGFPHNMVGDGTFYRSIWEVSGHLDRQPLPQAITPIAKKV
- a CDS encoding Syntaxin-22, which codes for MPQSREDNAFQNLQSSLSLQVFKMNANVQGILKLVDQLGTGKDSAVLRKSLHDLTETTRAMAKRGSEDLKKLSELQSALPHQKTALQKTSHDLQMSLVAFQRAQQVSAERQRTVVQGVKLAIDDEQHHPPNPDEPEPTPQEQRQAQILQAQLSPHELAYQESLIQEREAEIREIETGIHELAEIFHDLGTLVNQQGSMIDNIELNISSVAVDTGSAAQELTTAAEYQRRAGRRAACLALILAIVAAIVLLAILS